One Campylobacter concisus genomic region harbors:
- the gltX gene encoding glutamate--tRNA ligase: MIVTRFAPSPTGYLHIGGLRTALYNYLYARANNGKFLLRIEDTDLKRNSEEATQAIKEAFAWCKLDHDGEVTYQSKRFDLYKEYVKKLLDEGKAYKCYMSKDELEELRASQEARKERPKYDNRYRDFTGTPPAGIEPVIRIKAPLSGEIVIHDGIKGEVKFKVEDILDDFIIARSDGTPTYNFTVVIDDALMGVTDVIRGDDHLSNTPKQIVLYEALGFKVPKFYHVAMINGEDGKKLSKRHGATDVMEYKKMGYLPEALLNFLVRLGWSHGDDEIFTIEDMLKYFNPNDINKSSSTYNAQKLDWLNSHYIKTLPYERLAHDMLEFGVDFKALVKGELLLNSLRERSKTLIEMANSANAIINSPKSYDEKAWAKFINENSKEILAKFAQILDRDLDSKGYEELTNKFLEQNGLKLKDLAQALRIALTGSSVSPSIFEVLEVVGSSETKNRIQNLLKEEK, encoded by the coding sequence ATGATAGTTACTAGATTTGCTCCGTCGCCTACTGGTTACCTACATATAGGCGGACTTAGGACAGCCCTTTATAATTATTTATACGCAAGAGCTAATAATGGAAAATTTTTACTTCGTATCGAAGATACTGACTTAAAACGAAACTCAGAAGAGGCCACGCAAGCCATAAAAGAGGCATTTGCTTGGTGCAAGCTTGATCACGACGGCGAAGTGACATATCAGTCAAAGAGATTTGATCTTTACAAAGAGTATGTTAAAAAGCTGCTTGATGAGGGCAAAGCCTATAAATGTTACATGAGCAAGGACGAGCTTGAAGAGCTTAGAGCTAGCCAAGAGGCAAGAAAAGAGCGTCCAAAATATGATAATAGATATAGAGATTTTACTGGCACGCCTCCAGCTGGCATCGAGCCAGTCATCCGTATCAAAGCCCCACTTAGCGGTGAGATCGTCATACATGATGGTATAAAGGGCGAGGTCAAATTTAAGGTTGAAGACATATTAGACGACTTCATCATCGCAAGAAGCGACGGCACACCGACTTATAACTTTACGGTTGTGATAGATGACGCACTAATGGGCGTAACAGACGTCATCCGTGGTGACGATCACCTCTCAAATACTCCAAAACAGATCGTTCTTTACGAGGCACTTGGCTTTAAGGTACCAAAATTTTATCACGTAGCTATGATAAACGGAGAGGATGGTAAAAAGCTTAGCAAAAGACACGGCGCAACTGACGTTATGGAGTATAAAAAGATGGGCTACCTGCCTGAAGCGCTCTTAAATTTTCTCGTTCGTCTTGGCTGGAGCCACGGCGATGATGAGATTTTTACTATTGAAGATATGCTTAAATACTTCAATCCAAACGATATCAACAAAAGCTCAAGCACTTACAACGCTCAAAAGCTTGACTGGCTAAATTCTCACTACATCAAGACCTTGCCTTACGAGAGACTAGCGCATGATATGCTTGAGTTTGGCGTTGATTTTAAGGCTTTGGTAAAGGGCGAGCTACTGCTAAATTCGCTCCGTGAGAGATCAAAGACATTAATTGAAATGGCAAATAGCGCAAATGCGATCATCAACTCTCCAAAAAGCTACGATGAGAAAGCTTGGGCTAAATTTATAAATGAAAATAGCAAAGAAATTTTGGCTAAATTTGCTCAAATTTTAGACCGTGACCTTGACTCTAAGGGCTACGAGGAGCTAACTAATAAATTTTTAGAGCAAAATGGCTTAAAGCTAAAAGACCTAGCTCAGGCTCTAAGAATAGCGCTAACTGGCTCAAGCGTGAGCCCAAGCATCTTTGAAGTGCTTGAAGTAGTGGGCAGTAGCGAGACGAAAAATAGAATACAAAATTTATTAAAGGAAGAAAAATGA
- a CDS encoding TonB-dependent receptor → MKFSILASSLIFSSLWALDTNNSDYSVVLPTIEVEGISEQNTLKGYIAYDSADINRNGLSNKETPQTIENIDIQKNRNYGTNDLSSILEGNAGIDAGYDMRGESIKIRGFSVDGGDIYRDGVRDSGQIRRSTANVERVEILKGPASILYGRSDGGAVVNLVSKKANFMPVYKLSGRVGSWSRYGGGIDINHVVNNQLAARLTTDMERGKSWREGVKYKNFMVSPSIIVTNDGGTVSFEAQYTYDNAWRVPDRMPTKSVYDKLSIDYTKGFSHDGDFVEDKLHFFRTELNAELVKDMNLKWVFGYRKASQNFDHYFSGTIMPGNRLKQNYAKQQTDNDTLSNAITLTKELEFTRFKHNLTFGYDNSVETRHPRLWFDSAKNVTINPYASRSSWGSVGYIPLNTDNKHKAINNGVFLEDLISLDDKYRLLLGGRLDFYKFKTRNIADMTNSYKGHSFSPRVGLLWDFLPEHTAYASYSKSFAPYGGRGNIGISIGDTTMLDLKPQNNEQYEIGLKSTWADNRFSSNLAIFQIEHNNIRYRPDPINDPYTWAQRGKERSRGIELNILGKIYENLYLRSSLGYMRAIIASDKSNPLSERLSLNNTTNWQGNVFLRYAKNDKWYVESGVTGYSKRYSYRTSNGRVTDEHLPGFARFDASAGYNFNEHAQITLAINNILNKKYWRSDSRPGDERSFMINMHYTF, encoded by the coding sequence ATGAAATTTAGCATACTTGCTTCATCACTGATCTTTAGCTCGCTGTGGGCTTTAGATACAAATAACAGTGATTATTCAGTTGTTTTACCAACTATCGAGGTGGAAGGTATCTCGGAGCAAAATACCCTAAAAGGTTATATCGCGTATGATAGTGCGGATATCAATAGAAATGGACTCAGTAACAAAGAGACGCCACAAACTATCGAAAATATAGATATACAAAAGAACAGAAACTACGGCACAAATGATCTCTCAAGTATCCTAGAAGGAAATGCTGGTATTGATGCAGGCTATGATATGAGAGGCGAGAGCATCAAGATAAGAGGCTTTAGTGTTGATGGTGGCGATATATATAGAGATGGTGTTAGAGATTCTGGACAGATAAGACGCAGTACAGCAAATGTTGAGAGAGTTGAAATTTTAAAAGGGCCAGCTTCGATCTTATATGGAAGAAGCGATGGCGGAGCAGTTGTAAATCTAGTTAGTAAGAAGGCAAATTTTATGCCTGTTTATAAACTCTCAGGAAGAGTTGGTAGTTGGAGTAGATATGGTGGTGGTATCGATATAAATCACGTAGTAAATAATCAACTAGCTGCAAGGCTAACGACTGATATGGAGCGTGGAAAATCATGGAGAGAGGGCGTAAAATATAAAAATTTTATGGTAAGTCCAAGCATTATCGTGACAAATGATGGCGGAACGGTAAGCTTTGAGGCGCAATACACATATGATAATGCTTGGCGTGTACCTGATAGAATGCCAACAAAAAGTGTCTATGACAAGCTTAGTATCGACTATACAAAGGGATTTTCTCATGATGGAGACTTTGTTGAAGATAAGCTTCATTTCTTCCGTACCGAGCTAAATGCAGAGTTAGTAAAGGACATGAATTTAAAATGGGTTTTTGGTTATAGAAAAGCTAGTCAAAATTTTGACCATTATTTTAGTGGTACCATCATGCCTGGAAATAGACTAAAGCAAAACTATGCTAAACAACAAACTGATAATGACACACTATCAAATGCTATAACACTTACAAAGGAGCTTGAATTTACAAGATTTAAGCATAATCTTACTTTTGGATATGACAACAGCGTAGAAACTCGCCATCCAAGGCTTTGGTTTGATAGTGCAAAAAATGTAACTATAAATCCATATGCATCAAGATCAAGTTGGGGTAGTGTGGGCTACATACCACTTAATACTGACAATAAGCATAAAGCTATAAATAATGGAGTATTTCTCGAGGATCTAATAAGCTTAGACGACAAATATAGGCTACTTCTTGGTGGAAGGCTTGACTTTTATAAATTTAAAACAAGAAATATTGCAGATATGACAAATAGCTACAAAGGGCACTCTTTTAGTCCAAGAGTTGGCTTGCTGTGGGACTTTTTACCAGAGCATACCGCATATGCTTCATACTCAAAGAGTTTTGCCCCATACGGTGGTCGTGGAAATATAGGTATAAGTATAGGCGATACAACGATGCTTGATCTAAAACCACAAAATAACGAGCAATATGAAATCGGCTTAAAAAGCACATGGGCTGATAATAGATTTAGTTCAAACTTAGCGATATTTCAGATCGAGCATAACAATATAAGATATAGACCAGATCCTATAAATGATCCATATACTTGGGCGCAACGTGGTAAAGAGCGAAGTCGTGGTATAGAGCTAAATATCTTGGGTAAAATTTATGAAAATTTATATCTAAGAAGCTCTCTTGGATATATGAGAGCTATTATCGCAAGTGATAAATCAAATCCATTAAGTGAAAGACTTAGTCTAAACAATACAACCAACTGGCAGGGCAATGTTTTTTTAAGATATGCTAAAAACGACAAATGGTATGTCGAAAGTGGCGTAACAGGATACTCTAAACGATATAGCTACCGCACAAGTAATGGTAGAGTCACAGACGAACATCTTCCTGGTTTTGCTAGATTTGATGCAAGTGCTGGATATAACTTTAACGAACATGCTCAAATAACATTAGCAATAAACAATATCCTAAATAAAAAATACTGGCGTTCTGATTCAAGACCAGGTGACGAGAGATCGTTCATGATAAATATGCATTATACGTTTTAA
- a CDS encoding malic enzyme-like NAD(P)-binding protein encodes MTHVTKEEALNYHIGGKIEIKVKTPCETSRDLSMAYTPGVAEPCKEIEADNELAYKYTNKANLVAVITDGTAVLGLGDIGAIAGKPVMEGKSVLFKKFANVDAFDIELDEHDPDKIVEICKALAPTFGGINLEDIRAPKCFEIERKLQEAVDIPVMHDDQHGTAMITSAGMINAMEISGKDISKIKIVVSGAGAAGIACAKMYKALGAKHIVMIDSKGVIHSKRTDLTPEKVEFALETEDRTLADAMRGADMFLGLSKPGVLTKEMVASMNKEPIIFALANPVPEIYPEDVEAVRSDVMMGTGRSDYPNQVNNVLGFPFIFRGALDVRAKKITENMKMAAARALAQLAKEPVPAEVLKASGVSELKFGKEYIIPKPFDKRVLTAVAPAVAKAAVEDGVARVKDFDVEAYRAKLAKGF; translated from the coding sequence ATGACACATGTAACTAAAGAAGAAGCACTAAACTACCACATAGGCGGTAAGATCGAGATAAAGGTAAAGACACCTTGCGAGACGTCAAGAGACCTTTCAATGGCCTATACACCAGGTGTTGCAGAGCCTTGCAAAGAGATAGAAGCTGACAATGAACTAGCTTATAAATATACAAATAAAGCAAATCTAGTAGCCGTTATCACCGATGGTACGGCTGTCCTTGGGCTTGGCGACATCGGTGCGATCGCTGGCAAGCCAGTTATGGAAGGAAAGTCAGTTTTATTTAAAAAATTTGCAAACGTAGATGCCTTTGACATCGAGCTAGACGAGCATGATCCAGATAAGATCGTTGAGATTTGCAAGGCCCTTGCTCCGACATTTGGCGGTATAAATTTAGAAGATATCCGTGCTCCAAAGTGCTTTGAGATCGAGAGAAAGCTTCAAGAAGCAGTTGATATTCCTGTAATGCACGACGATCAGCACGGCACGGCGATGATAACAAGTGCTGGCATGATAAATGCGATGGAAATTTCTGGCAAAGATATATCTAAGATAAAAATCGTAGTTAGCGGCGCAGGCGCAGCTGGCATTGCATGCGCGAAGATGTATAAAGCGCTTGGTGCAAAACACATCGTTATGATAGATAGCAAAGGCGTAATTCATTCAAAAAGAACAGACCTAACACCTGAAAAGGTAGAGTTCGCGCTTGAAACTGAGGATAGAACTCTAGCTGATGCGATGAGGGGTGCTGATATGTTTTTAGGTCTTTCTAAGCCTGGTGTTCTTACAAAAGAGATGGTTGCTTCAATGAATAAAGAACCTATCATCTTTGCTTTGGCAAACCCAGTGCCTGAAATTTATCCAGAGGATGTTGAGGCTGTAAGAAGTGACGTTATGATGGGTACAGGCAGAAGTGACTATCCTAACCAAGTAAATAACGTGCTAGGTTTCCCATTTATCTTTAGAGGTGCGCTTGACGTTAGAGCTAAAAAGATCACTGAAAATATGAAAATGGCTGCAGCTAGAGCGCTTGCACAACTTGCAAAAGAGCCAGTGCCAGCTGAAGTTTTAAAGGCAAGTGGCGTTAGTGAGCTAAAATTTGGCAAAGAGTATATTATCCCAAAACCATTTGACAAACGCGTGCTAACAGCGGTTGCTCCAGCAGTTGCAAAAGCTGCGGTTGAAGATGGCGTGGCGAGAGTAAAAGATTTTGATGTTGAGGCTTATAGAGCCAAACTTGCAAAAGGATTTTAA
- a CDS encoding peptidylprolyl isomerase has product MKKLLFLAAGMLSALNLYSAQMINGIAAIVENEPITLYEVYSLKEQIRASEQDALNLLIRDRLEDAQIKNLNISVTPFELNDRIESIAKQNGMTNSQFRSSIQAQGMDFLEFKNNIEKKMLQEKLYKSILAEAGKNVNEQKAKMYFDANPDKFKVFSTARVVLYRAKNPEELEDQKTSPSLLSNVQTQELSLDYQSIDPRLAAIIAGTNNGEFTQILQGADSFDMFYVKEKIGSYTPSFADVKDNVINELYQGEQEKLMADYFDKLRAKAKIQILR; this is encoded by the coding sequence ATGAAAAAATTGCTCTTTTTGGCTGCTGGCATGCTAAGTGCTTTAAATTTATATTCGGCTCAGATGATAAACGGTATCGCAGCTATTGTAGAGAACGAACCAATCACGCTTTATGAAGTTTATAGCTTGAAAGAACAGATAAGAGCTAGCGAACAAGATGCTTTAAATTTACTCATAAGAGATAGGCTCGAAGATGCTCAGATAAAAAATTTAAACATTAGTGTAACGCCATTTGAGCTAAACGATAGAATCGAATCGATCGCAAAACAAAATGGCATGACAAACTCGCAGTTTAGAAGCTCTATCCAAGCTCAAGGCATGGACTTTTTGGAGTTTAAAAACAACATAGAAAAAAAGATGCTTCAAGAAAAGCTTTATAAAAGTATCTTGGCTGAAGCTGGCAAAAATGTAAATGAGCAAAAAGCAAAGATGTATTTTGACGCTAATCCTGATAAATTTAAGGTCTTTAGTACAGCAAGAGTGGTCCTTTATAGGGCAAAAAATCCTGAAGAACTAGAAGATCAAAAAACGAGTCCTTCGCTACTTAGCAATGTGCAAACACAAGAGCTTAGTTTAGACTATCAAAGCATAGATCCAAGACTAGCAGCTATCATAGCTGGCACAAATAATGGCGAATTTACCCAAATACTACAAGGCGCTGATAGTTTTGATATGTTTTATGTAAAAGAGAAAATAGGCTCATACACTCCAAGCTTTGCAGATGTTAAGGATAATGTTATAAACGAGCTTTATCAAGGCGAGCAAGAAAAACTTATGGCTGATTATTTTGATAAACTCCGTGCAAAAGCAAAGATTCAAATTTTAAGATAA
- the yedE gene encoding YedE family putative selenium transporter — MNKTVLYIIAGASLGILGPVLVYFGNPANMGVCAACFLRDSVGALGFHQAKVVQYLRPEILGLIIGGFLASMLWSRNFTPVSGSAAFSRFFLGVFAMIGCLIFLGCPWRAFLRLGGGDMTAIAGFVGLFAGVFVGRFFKKNGYVIPENDATTKPVAFLPLIIAVLLLAALVFGLKLGDNGALFSSEKGPGSQHANIFISLICAIVIGFFMQRSKFCSVGAISKVFERDFSMFYGIVSIIVFASITNLALGQYKFGFEAQPIAHNDVLWNFLGMSLAGLCFSLSYGCPGKHLVQMGAGNLSSAVFVLGMGAGAAISHNFILASSGAGITPYAPYAVAIGFIYAIYVGFFTKKA, encoded by the coding sequence ATGAATAAAACAGTGCTTTACATCATTGCAGGTGCAAGCTTAGGCATTCTTGGCCCAGTGCTTGTTTATTTTGGCAACCCAGCAAACATGGGCGTTTGTGCGGCTTGCTTTTTAAGAGATAGCGTAGGTGCTCTTGGCTTTCACCAAGCTAAGGTCGTGCAGTATCTAAGGCCAGAAATTTTAGGTCTTATCATCGGAGGCTTTCTAGCAAGTATGCTTTGGAGTAGAAATTTCACTCCAGTATCTGGCAGTGCAGCATTTTCTAGATTTTTTCTAGGTGTGTTTGCTATGATTGGTTGCCTTATCTTTTTGGGTTGCCCATGGAGAGCGTTTTTGCGCCTTGGCGGAGGAGATATGACTGCTATTGCTGGTTTTGTCGGTCTATTTGCTGGTGTTTTTGTTGGACGATTTTTCAAGAAAAATGGTTACGTCATACCTGAAAATGATGCCACTACAAAACCAGTTGCCTTTTTACCATTAATTATTGCTGTTTTACTTTTAGCAGCCCTTGTTTTTGGTTTAAAGCTTGGCGATAATGGTGCATTATTTAGCTCAGAAAAAGGCCCAGGCTCACAGCACGCAAATATCTTTATCTCACTTATTTGTGCCATTGTTATTGGCTTTTTTATGCAAAGAAGTAAATTTTGCTCAGTTGGAGCGATCAGTAAAGTTTTCGAACGTGATTTTTCGATGTTTTATGGCATTGTATCTATCATCGTTTTTGCAAGTATCACAAATTTAGCTCTTGGGCAATATAAATTTGGCTTTGAAGCTCAACCTATCGCTCACAATGACGTTCTTTGGAATTTCCTTGGCATGAGCTTGGCTGGTCTTTGCTTTAGCCTAAGTTATGGCTGCCCAGGCAAACATTTAGTGCAAATGGGAGCTGGAAATTTAAGCTCAGCTGTATTTGTTTTAGGCATGGGAGCAGGCGCTGCGATAAGCCATAACTTCATACTTGCAAGCTCTGGAGCTGGCATCACTCCTTATGCTCCATATGCTGTAGCGATCGGCTTTATATACGCTATTTACGTTGGATTTTTCACTAAAAAAGCTTAA
- the upp gene encoding uracil phosphoribosyltransferase, translating to MQNVKLISHPLIEHKLTILRDKNTQPFQFRMLVDEISYLMIFEATRNLKVKDVKVQTPVAVADAKRLTTKVMICPILRAALGMLDSVFTIIPDASVGFLGFQRNEETAQAEFFYAKLPKDAKERMAIIIDPMFATGGTAIDAVKFLREKGVKEIKFISIIAAPEGLKRFSEIYPDVEVYTASIDEKLNEKNYIVPGLGDAGDRVFNTL from the coding sequence ATGCAAAACGTTAAACTCATCTCGCACCCACTGATCGAGCATAAATTAACCATTCTACGTGATAAAAACACCCAACCTTTTCAGTTTCGTATGCTAGTTGATGAGATCAGTTATCTTATGATATTTGAAGCGACTAGAAATTTAAAAGTAAAAGATGTAAAAGTCCAAACTCCAGTTGCGGTGGCAGATGCAAAAAGGCTTACTACAAAGGTGATGATATGCCCTATTTTAAGGGCCGCACTTGGCATGCTTGATAGCGTTTTTACCATCATTCCAGATGCAAGTGTGGGCTTTTTGGGTTTTCAGCGAAACGAAGAGACCGCTCAGGCTGAGTTTTTCTACGCAAAGCTTCCAAAAGACGCAAAAGAGCGCATGGCGATCATCATCGACCCTATGTTTGCAACTGGTGGCACGGCGATAGATGCGGTCAAATTCTTGCGTGAAAAGGGCGTTAAGGAGATCAAATTTATCTCTATCATCGCTGCTCCTGAGGGGTTAAAGAGATTTAGCGAAATTTATCCAGACGTCGAGGTTTATACGGCATCGATTGACGAGAAACTAAACGAGAAAAACTACATCGTTCCAGGTCTTGGTGACGCTGGCGATAGAGTTTTTAACACGCTTTAA